The following coding sequences are from one Sciurus carolinensis chromosome 11, mSciCar1.2, whole genome shotgun sequence window:
- the LOC124959013 gene encoding RNA-binding protein 4B, with product MVKLFIGNLPREATEQEIRSLFEQYGKVLECDIIKNYGFVHIEDKTAAEDAIRNLHHYKLHGVNINVEASKNKSKASTKLHVGNISPTCTNQELRAKFEEYGPVIECDIVKDYAFVHMERAEDAVEAIRGLDNTEFQGKRMHVQLSTSRLRTAPGMGDQSGCYRCGKEGHWSKECPVDRTGRVADFTEQYNEQYGAVRTPYTMGYGESMYYNDAYGALDYYKRYRVRSYEAVAAAAAASAYNYAEQTMSHLPQVQSSAVTSHLNSTSVDPYDRHLLPNSGAAATSAAMAAAAATSSSYYGRDRSPLRRAAAVLPTVGEGYGYGPESELSQASAATRNSLYDMARYEREQYVDRARYSAF from the exons ATGGTTAAGCTGTTCATTGGAAACCTGCCCCGGGAGGCCACAGAGCAAGAGATCCGCTCACTCTTCGAGCAATATGGAAAGGTGCTGGAATGTGACATCATTAAGAACTACGGCTTTGTGCACATAGAGGACAAGACGGCGGCCGAGGATGCCATACGAAACCTGCACCACTACAAGCTGCATGGGGTGAACATCAACGTAGAAGCCAGCAAGAACAAGAGCAAAGCTTCAACCAAGTTACACGTGGGCAACATCAGTCCCACTTGTACCAACCAAGAGCTTCGGGCCAAGTTTGAGGAGTATGGCCCAGTTATTGAATGTGACATCGTGAAAGATTATGCCTTTGTACACATGGAGCGGGCAGAGGATGCAGTGGAGGCCATCAGGGGCCTTGACAACACAGAGTTTCAAG GCAAAAGGATGCACGTGCAGTTGTCTACCAGCCGGCTTCGAACTGCCCCTGGGATGGGAGACCAGAGTGGCTGCTATCGGTGTGGGAAAGAGGGACACTGGTCCAAAGAGTGCCCAGTAGACCGTACTGGGCGTGTGGCAGACTTTACTGAGCAGTACAATGAACAGTATGGAGCAGTGCGCACACCCTACACCATGGGCTATGGGGAATCCATGTATTACAACGATGCATACGGAGCTCTCGACTACTATAAGCGCTACCGGGTCCGCTCTTATGAAGCGgtggcggcagcggcggcggcttCTGCATACAACTATGCAGAGCAGACCATGTCTCATCTGCCTCAAGTCCAGAGCTCAGCTGTAACCAGTCACCTCAACTCCACTTCCGTTGATCCCTATGACAGACACCTATTGCCGAACTCTGGTGCTGCTGCCACCTCAGCTGCTATGGCTGCTGCCGCTGCCACCTCTTCCTCTTATTATGGAAGGGACAGAAGCCCACTGCGTCGTGCTGCAGCTGTGCTCCCCACAGTTGGAGAGGGCTACGGTTATGGGCCAGAAAGTGAGCTGTCTCAGGCTTCAGCAGCTACACGGAATTCTCTGTATGACATGGCCCGGTATGAGCGGGAGCAGTATGTGGACCGAGCGCGGTACTCAGCCTTTTAA